TGGCCGCACTGCTCCTGTTCGCCGCCTCGGCCACCAACGACAAGCGCAACTTCCTCGAGACGTCGTCGCGGCACGTGGTCGACGGCCTGGTGTTCGCCTTCAAGGCGATGGGCATCGTGTTGCCGATCGCGGGCTTCTTCTTCATCGGCAACGGCGATTTCTCCGCACAGATCCTCGGCCTCGGTGAAGACGCCAAAGGGCCGGCGTTCCTCTTCGACCTCATCACTGCCGCACAGTCACACCTGTCGCCCAACCCCTTCGTCACGTCGTTCGCCGTGTTGTTCGTCGGCCTCATCGCCGGACTGGAGGGCTCGGGCTTCAGTGGTCTGCCGCTGACCGGATCACTCTCCGGCGCACTGGGTCCCGCCGTCGGGATGGATCCGACAACGCTCGCCGCGATCGGCCAGATGGGTAACATCTGGTCCGGTGGCGGCACCCTGGTGGCGTGGTCGTCGCTGATCGCGGTGGCCGGCTTTGCCCGTGTCCCGGTGCTCACGTTGGCGCGCAAGTGCTTCCTGCCGGTGATGACCGGCCTGGTGCTGTGCACGCTGTTCGCGATCTTCGTCTTCTGACGCCGGATGTCGACACGCTCTGAGCCGAGGTTGCTGCTGGCCGCCACGATGGCGTTGACGTTCGTGACCGGGGTGGTGGACGCGGTCGGTTACCTCGGGCTGGACCGGGTGTTCACCGGCAACATGACCGGCAACATCGTGATCCTGGGCATGGGCGTCGCCGGGGCCGACGAACTGCCCGTACTGGGGCCGGCCGTCGCGCTCGCCGCGTTCACCGCGGGCGCGTTCGGCGCTGGTCTGGCGCTGCGGGTCTCGACGGCCGCCGGCAGACAGGATCGGATCACCCTGCTGCTGCTGCTGTCGGGAGCCGCCGTACTGATCGGCCTCACGGCCGCCGCAGCGGCAGCCGGTGACCACCCCGGCGCGCTGATCCAGGTGGTGATGGCTGCCGCCACCGCCGCCGTCATGGGCCAGCAGGCGATGGTGGCCCGGGCGCTCGCAGTGAAGGACATGACCACCGTGGTCGTCACGTCCACGCTGGCCAGCCTGGCCGGCGAGACATGGGCGGCAGCGGCCACCGGCCGGCTGGTCAACCGGCGGGCCGGGGCGATCCTGGTGATCTTCGCGGGCGCGGTGGCCGGCGCACTGCTGTTGAGGGTGCACCTCGCCGTGCCGTTCGCGCTTGCCGCGGTGCTCACGGTCGCCGTCGTGGCGGGAATTCGGCGGGCGCAGTCGCGCCAGGCGGAACCCACCACGCCGAAATCACCGGGCGACGCAGCGGAAGCCGATGTGGGTCGTCGCGCTGTCCTGTGACTGCGGCGACCGCGCGGCGGCCCGGTACCGGTGACAGTACTCGGGGGCGCACAGGTGGGAGCCGCCCTTGAGGGCCTGATTGACGGACGGGTCCGGGTCGGTGGGCCCGCAGCACGATTCGACGGCGCCGTCGGGCCGATGGTGCGCCGAGAACCGCGTGGTCGTCCACTCCCAGACGTTGCCGATCATGTCGACGAGTCCGAAGTCGTTGGGGGGGAACGCTCCTACCGGCGAGGTGCCGATCCAGCCGAGCGCCCCATCGTTGCGGTACGGGAATCGGCCCTGCCAGGTGTTGGCCATCAGGCGGCCGCCGGGACGCGGGTCGTCACCCCAGGGATAGGTGGTCGCTTCGCCGGCGCGGGCGGCGTACTCCCATTGCGCCTCGGTGGGCAGCGCCCGTCCGGCCCACGATGCGTAGGCCGCGGCGTCCGGATAGGCGACCTGGACCACCGGGTGGTCGGGTCGGTCCTGCCA
Above is a window of Mycolicibacterium baixiangningiae DNA encoding:
- a CDS encoding YoaK family protein, whose translation is MSTRSEPRLLLAATMALTFVTGVVDAVGYLGLDRVFTGNMTGNIVILGMGVAGADELPVLGPAVALAAFTAGAFGAGLALRVSTAAGRQDRITLLLLLSGAAVLIGLTAAAAAAGDHPGALIQVVMAAATAAVMGQQAMVARALAVKDMTTVVVTSTLASLAGETWAAAATGRLVNRRAGAILVIFAGAVAGALLLRVHLAVPFALAAVLTVAVVAGIRRAQSRQAEPTTPKSPGDAAEADVGRRAVL
- a CDS encoding formylglycine-generating enzyme family protein, producing MSTELVELPGGSFRMGSTQFYPEEVPVHTVTVAPFAIERHPVTNTQFAQFVDASGYVTIAEQALDPAMYPGVPPTDLEPGALVFRPTTGPVDLRDWRQWWAWSAGACWRHPLGPDSSWQDRPDHPVVQVAYPDAAAYASWAGRALPTEAQWEYAARAGEATTYPWGDDPRPGGRLMANTWQGRFPYRNDGALGWIGTSPVGAFPPNDFGLVDMIGNVWEWTTTRFSAHHRPDGAVESCCGPTDPDPSVNQALKGGSHLCAPEYCHRYRAAARSPQSQDSATTHIGFRCVAR